In Fundulus heteroclitus isolate FHET01 unplaced genomic scaffold, MU-UCD_Fhet_4.1 scaffold_92, whole genome shotgun sequence, one genomic interval encodes:
- the LOC118562446 gene encoding lipopolysaccharide-induced tumor necrosis factor-alpha factor homolog has translation MEKGDVPPPITSDIPAPPYPGPNLVHNVALNQSEPQPVIQQNPQPVAQQYLQPVAQQYPQPVAQQYLQPVSQQYQQPVAQQNPQPVQHVVQQNLNAQPVTQQVAPHVRPTDVPGRMQCQYCQIPVVTSTEYKVGMCTWLIAGGLCIFGIWPCCLIPFCVPSCQDVQHSCPTCNNVLYIYKRN, from the exons atggaaaaaggcGATGTACCTCCTCCAATTACTTCAGATATCCCAGCGCCACCATATCCTGGTCCCAATTTGGTCCACAATGTAGCTCTCAATCAGTCTGAACCCCAGCCTGTTATTCAGCAAAATCCCCAACCAGTTGCTCAGCAATATCTCCAGCCTGTTGCTCAGCAATATCCCCAGCCTGTTGCTCAGCAATATCTCCAACCTGTTTCTCAGCAGTACCAGCAACCTGTTGCTCAGCAAAATCCCCAGCCTG TTCAACATGTtgtacaacaaaatctaaaTGCCCAGCCAG TGACCCAACAGGTGGCTCCACATGTGAGGCCCACCGATGTTCCAGGAAGAATGCAATGTCAATATTGCCAGATCCCTGTTGTGACGTCAACCGAATACAAAGTGGGCATGTGCACCTGGTTAATTGCTGGAGGCCTTTGCATTTTCGG AATCTGGCCCTGCTGTTTGATCCCCTTCTGTGTGCCGTCTTGCCAGGATGTGCAGCATTCCTGCCCGACATGCAACAACGTTCTTTACATCTACAAACGCAACTAA